From the genome of Miscanthus floridulus cultivar M001 chromosome 10, ASM1932011v1, whole genome shotgun sequence, one region includes:
- the LOC136486340 gene encoding O-methyltransferase ZRP4-like: MGSITEQHSTDQQALLDAQLELWHITFAFIKSMAFKSALQLGIADAIHCHGGTATLTQIATKAALHPSKTPNLRRLMRVLTVAGIFSIAKNSSDDDGGDHVYGLTPASRLLVGSSQNLTPTLSLILNNTFVSPFLDLGTWFEHELPATDLPLFELSHGKNVWDVFGHDPSISHLFNAGMVADTRFLMDIAIKECGGVFQGISSLVDVGGGHGAAAQAISVAFPDIECTVLDLPHVVATAPACAGLSFVAGDMFQAIPPANAVFLKWIMHDWGDSECVTILKNCKKAIPPRDAGGKVIIVDTVVGAGPPNLKNRETQVMSDLFFMIVNGTERDEQEWRNIIFEAGFSDYKIIPVLGVRSIIELYP, from the exons ATGGGGTCCATCACGGAGCAACACAGCACCGATCAGCAGGCCTTGCTCGACGCTCAGCTCGAGCTCTGGCACATCACATTTGCCTTCATCAAGTCCATGGCGTTCAAGTCCGCCTTGCAGCTTGGCATCGCCGATGCCATCCATTGCCATGGCGGCACTGCCACCCTCACCCAGATAGCCACCAAGGCTGCGCTGCACCCGTCCAAGACACCAAACCTGCGCAGGCTCATGCGCGTCCTCACAGTCGCCGGCATCTTCAGCATCGCCAAGAACTCGTCTGACGACGACGGTGGTGACCACGTCTACGGCCTCACTCCGGCGTCTCGACTCCTTGTCGGCTCATCACAGAACCTGACTCCAACACTGAGCCTGATCCTTAACAACACCTTCGTGTCCCCGTTCCTTGATCTTGGCACGTGGTTCGAGCACGAGCTGCCGGCCACAGACCTGCCCCTCTTCGAGTTGTCCCATGGGAAGAACGTGTGGGACGTCTTCGGCCACGACCCGTCCATAAGCCATCTCTTCAACGCTGGCATGGTCGCGGACACCCGCTTCCTCATGGACATCGCCATCAAGGAGTGCGGCGGCGTCTTCCAGGGGATAAGCTCCCTGGTCGACGTTGGCGGAGGCCATGGTGCGGCGGCGCAGGCCATCTCTGTGGCGTTCCCTGACATAGAGTGCACCGTGCTGGATCTTCCACATGTCGTCGCCACTGCTCCCGCTTGCGCCGGGCTCAGTTTCGTTGCTGGTGACATGTTTCAGGCCATTCCACCAGCGAATGCTGTCTTCCTCAAG TGGATTATGCACGATTGGGGTGACTCTGAGTGTGTCACGATATTAAAGAACTGCAAGAAAGCTATACCACCACGAGATGCAGGCGGCAAGGTGATCATAGTAGATACCGTGGTTGGCGCAGGGCCTCCAAATCTTAAGAATAGAGAGACACAGGTCATGTCTGATCTCTTCTTCATGATTGTCAATGGCACTGAGAGAGATGAGCAAGAATGGAGGAATATCATCTTTGAAGCTGGTTTCAGTGACTACAAGATTATACCAGTTTTAGGTGTTCGATCAATCATCGAGCTCTACCCTTGA